A genomic stretch from Sinorhizobium terangae includes:
- a CDS encoding Rid family hydrolase, whose amino-acid sequence MSSSDTRSFNHTRRRLVALSGLAAAAVTAFGTPGRAEGSGGQKSAKGMGMPWEDEYGYAQSVKVGDTIHLSGQLSHNDSGEIIAPAPIDANGKVTDFSNMGAQMEQAYANCAKLLAQYGLTMESVVQEVIYVLDMDAAFKVAGPVRKKAFGSQKPAVASTILVTPRLAFPSQLIEISMMAVA is encoded by the coding sequence ATGAGCAGTTCGGATACTCGATCGTTCAATCACACGCGCCGCCGTCTCGTTGCGCTTTCTGGCCTGGCAGCAGCGGCCGTAACCGCATTCGGCACACCCGGTCGCGCCGAGGGAAGTGGCGGACAAAAATCCGCAAAAGGCATGGGCATGCCGTGGGAAGACGAATATGGATATGCGCAATCCGTAAAGGTCGGCGACACCATCCACCTCTCCGGCCAATTAAGCCACAACGACAGCGGAGAAATAATCGCCCCGGCGCCCATCGACGCGAACGGAAAAGTTACGGACTTCTCGAATATGGGAGCTCAGATGGAGCAGGCCTATGCCAACTGCGCGAAGCTGCTGGCGCAGTACGGGTTGACCATGGAAAGTGTGGTGCAGGAAGTTATATACGTGCTGGACATGGATGCAGCCTTCAAGGTGGCTGGCCCGGTGCGAAAAAAAGCATTTGGCTCTCAAAAGCCCGCTGTCGCTAGCACTATTCTCGTTACTCCCCGCTTGGCCTTCCCGAGCCAATTGATCGAAATTAGCATGATGGCCGTCGCTTAG
- a CDS encoding LysR family transcriptional regulator produces MQDDHLSWDDLRLLKAVAEGGSVARGAHALGIDNSTGFRRIARLEASLGVKLFERHRKGYELTQEGAEIFALSMRMQRDVQATSLKIAGADQSPVGHIRIATNDTIMSRFLAGIFASFQSRFPGMSLEVVTGNVSLNLSQRDCDVAIRATNRPPENLVGRRLATIGWAPYRRVSESHGAEDPFEGRWISFAGELSDLAAARYLATRVAPHQIAFSANSTEAVFAAVCAGIGAAYLPCYLGDNTPDLERLTPPEGSLASALWILTHPELKRAKRVRQFIDHCVGALLPLRATMEGLPGR; encoded by the coding sequence ATGCAGGACGATCATCTGTCTTGGGATGACCTGAGGCTGCTGAAGGCGGTCGCGGAGGGCGGAAGTGTAGCGAGAGGCGCACATGCGCTCGGCATAGACAATTCAACCGGGTTTCGTCGCATAGCGCGCCTTGAGGCCTCGCTCGGGGTAAAACTCTTTGAAAGGCATCGAAAGGGTTACGAACTCACTCAGGAAGGTGCCGAGATATTCGCGTTGTCGATGCGCATGCAGCGAGATGTCCAAGCCACGTCGCTAAAGATCGCGGGTGCCGACCAGAGCCCCGTTGGTCATATTCGGATTGCCACCAACGACACCATCATGTCGCGCTTTTTAGCCGGCATTTTTGCGTCCTTTCAATCCAGGTTCCCCGGAATGTCGCTGGAGGTGGTGACGGGCAACGTCTCATTGAATCTGTCGCAAAGGGACTGCGATGTGGCCATAAGAGCCACAAACAGGCCACCCGAGAATCTGGTCGGTAGACGGCTGGCAACAATTGGATGGGCGCCGTACAGACGCGTTTCAGAATCGCACGGAGCGGAAGATCCCTTCGAGGGGCGGTGGATCAGTTTCGCAGGTGAGCTCAGTGACTTGGCTGCGGCACGCTATTTGGCCACGAGGGTCGCGCCCCACCAGATAGCCTTTAGCGCGAATTCAACGGAAGCAGTTTTCGCTGCCGTTTGCGCGGGAATTGGGGCGGCGTATCTGCCGTGTTACCTTGGCGACAACACGCCCGACCTGGAGCGCCTGACGCCACCGGAGGGTTCCTTGGCGAGCGCGTTGTGGATCTTGACGCACCCGGAACTGAAGAGGGCCAAACGAGTACGGCAGTTCATCGATCACTGTGTCGGTGCACTTTTGCCGCTCCGCGCCACCATGGAGGGTTTGCCCGGGAGATAG